A single window of Syntrophotalea acetylenica DNA harbors:
- a CDS encoding FAD-dependent oxidoreductase, with product MAGESMRCTVCGYVHVGGELPACCPVCGVGQELFEAEEVSSVAVPGSPARAWRCLVCDYLHEGAAPPEACPVCGAGPDQFEAVYGQGGEPETADSGATIVIVGAGIAGISAAAAARETNPAARILVVGREPELPYYRINLTRYLAGELTSEQLSLHPAGWYEERRIELRPSVEVTAINAAARSIRLGTGETVSYDRLILTLGAHSFVPPVAGIDKAGVMTLRTYRDACALLEKAGRGAGCVVIGGGVLGLETAAALAGRGARVTVIESFDWLLPRQLNPAAGKRLATYVEKLGIRLLCGVRLQKLAGENKVSGVVLETGETLPADLVIFAAGVRCNNALARQANLEVHDGILVDNRMQTSIDDIFAAGDVAEHQGVLYGAWLPAQQQGKVAGVNAAGGSSRFPGLPRSNILKVLDVDLFSIGNVHPADGSYQVFEDSADEHYALFVFRNSTLAGAVLLGDTSLSARLKELIENRTSCSTILHGVRNGAELRRRLLSAGRS from the coding sequence ATGGCTGGCGAATCGATGCGATGTACCGTTTGCGGATATGTTCATGTGGGAGGCGAACTGCCGGCTTGCTGTCCGGTTTGTGGTGTGGGCCAGGAGTTGTTTGAGGCGGAGGAAGTTTCTTCCGTTGCGGTACCAGGTTCTCCTGCGCGAGCCTGGCGCTGCCTGGTATGTGATTATCTCCACGAAGGCGCCGCCCCGCCCGAAGCCTGCCCGGTGTGCGGCGCTGGACCCGATCAGTTCGAGGCTGTTTACGGGCAGGGTGGCGAACCGGAGACGGCCGATTCGGGGGCAACCATTGTCATTGTCGGAGCCGGCATCGCCGGTATATCGGCAGCCGCCGCCGCTCGTGAGACCAACCCCGCAGCCAGAATTCTTGTTGTTGGCCGGGAACCGGAACTGCCTTATTACCGCATCAATCTGACCCGTTACCTGGCCGGCGAGCTGACTTCCGAACAGCTGAGTCTTCACCCTGCCGGCTGGTATGAAGAGCGGCGCATCGAACTCAGACCCTCTGTTGAAGTGACGGCGATCAATGCTGCAGCCAGGTCGATCCGGCTAGGCACGGGCGAGACCGTTTCCTACGATCGGCTGATTCTGACCCTGGGTGCGCACTCCTTTGTGCCGCCTGTGGCTGGAATCGACAAGGCCGGGGTCATGACGCTGCGCACCTACCGGGATGCCTGTGCCCTTCTGGAAAAGGCCGGGCGCGGGGCGGGGTGCGTGGTGATCGGCGGCGGCGTGCTTGGCCTGGAAACCGCGGCGGCCCTTGCCGGGCGGGGTGCCAGGGTGACCGTTATCGAAAGCTTTGACTGGTTGTTGCCCCGGCAGCTGAATCCCGCCGCCGGAAAACGGCTCGCCACGTATGTCGAAAAGCTCGGCATCCGTTTGCTCTGCGGTGTCCGGCTGCAAAAACTCGCGGGCGAAAACAAGGTGTCCGGGGTTGTTCTGGAGACCGGGGAAACCCTGCCCGCGGATCTGGTGATTTTTGCCGCAGGGGTTCGTTGCAACAATGCTCTGGCCAGGCAGGCAAATCTGGAGGTTCATGACGGCATTCTGGTCGACAATCGCATGCAGACTTCCATTGACGATATTTTCGCGGCCGGCGACGTGGCCGAACATCAGGGCGTGCTCTACGGTGCCTGGCTGCCGGCGCAGCAACAGGGCAAGGTTGCCGGCGTCAATGCCGCGGGGGGTAGTTCCCGTTTTCCCGGCTTGCCGCGGTCCAATATTCTCAAGGTTCTGGATGTCGATCTGTTCAGCATCGGCAATGTTCATCCCGCCGATGGCAGTTATCAGGTTTTCGAAGACAGTGCCGACGAACATTACGCTCTGTTTGTGTTCCGCAACAGCACATTGGCCGGGGCTGTTCTGCTTGGGGATACATCTCTGTCGGCCCGGCTCAAGGAGTTGATCGAAAACCGCACCAGTTGTTCGACGATTCTGCATGGGGTCAGAAACGGGGCCGAACTTCGACGGCGATTATTGTCCGCGGGGCGGTCGTAA
- a CDS encoding SH3 domain-containing C40 family peptidase produces MLAASIAALLLAACSPVAKERRLGDLLFFPQHLSAYVQADTAHRPLLPTDRQERMQLGFRRRFLAPWQPGWSKWQGKDFFAIGKWLLDAPVYGSNREPLPMSLRRQWLFLCDEQAFPSADYPAITVHAANLRGVPARQPVFYNPALPGEGFPFDYLQYSSLPAGTPVRVRHRSADGCWLLVETEAMFGWIPAPDVAPVDEACIDMYAAAPWRVVIADGVPLRDEYGEVLAVASLGSVWPQAQPGQVLVPVRGEGGRAELRSAGLREVDGPVFPLSLTPASIADLGERLLGNPYDWGGQFGSRDCSATLRDLFACFGLYLPRNSAAQARQGVRLELASLTATEKASVIRLRAVPWLTLVHMPGHIMLYVGEFNGQPAFLHTLWGLRIRERGGVEGRYPVGRTVITGWRPGDELDSLLRPEGVLLNRIQTLVLLDQEAGE; encoded by the coding sequence ATGCTGGCGGCGAGCATTGCAGCCCTGCTCCTTGCGGCTTGCAGCCCGGTGGCCAAAGAGCGTCGGCTGGGTGACCTGCTGTTTTTTCCCCAACATCTTTCGGCTTACGTGCAGGCGGATACGGCACACCGGCCGTTGCTGCCAACAGACCGTCAGGAGCGGATGCAGCTCGGATTCCGACGTCGTTTTCTGGCGCCCTGGCAACCTGGATGGTCCAAGTGGCAAGGGAAGGATTTTTTTGCCATCGGCAAATGGTTGCTCGACGCCCCGGTTTATGGCAGCAACAGGGAGCCGCTGCCCATGTCCCTGCGCCGGCAGTGGCTGTTCTTGTGTGACGAGCAGGCTTTTCCGTCCGCCGACTATCCCGCCATAACCGTTCATGCCGCCAACCTTCGGGGCGTACCTGCCCGACAGCCTGTCTTCTACAACCCGGCGCTGCCGGGCGAGGGCTTCCCCTTCGATTATCTGCAATATTCTTCCCTGCCCGCTGGTACCCCGGTTCGGGTTCGGCATCGTTCGGCGGATGGTTGCTGGCTGCTGGTGGAAACCGAGGCCATGTTCGGCTGGATTCCCGCTCCCGACGTTGCGCCGGTTGATGAAGCCTGCATCGATATGTATGCGGCGGCTCCGTGGCGCGTGGTGATAGCTGATGGGGTGCCGCTGCGCGATGAGTACGGAGAGGTGCTTGCGGTCGCCAGCCTCGGCAGTGTGTGGCCGCAGGCGCAACCCGGACAGGTGCTGGTGCCGGTTCGCGGCGAAGGGGGACGTGCCGAACTGCGCTCCGCCGGTTTGCGGGAGGTCGACGGTCCGGTCTTCCCCTTGTCCCTGACCCCGGCCAGCATCGCCGATCTTGGCGAGCGCCTGCTCGGCAACCCCTACGACTGGGGAGGCCAGTTCGGTAGTCGGGACTGCTCCGCGACCCTGCGCGATCTGTTTGCCTGCTTCGGCCTCTACCTGCCCCGGAATTCGGCGGCCCAGGCCAGACAGGGGGTGCGTCTTGAACTTGCCTCTCTGACGGCTACGGAAAAGGCGTCGGTTATCCGTCTTCGTGCCGTACCCTGGCTGACCCTGGTTCACATGCCTGGGCACATCATGTTGTATGTGGGGGAGTTCAACGGGCAGCCGGCCTTTCTGCACACCCTGTGGGGGCTCAGAATCCGTGAGCGCGGTGGCGTCGAGGGGCGCTATCCGGTCGGGCGCACAGTGATTACCGGGTGGCGTCCTGGCGACGAACTGGACAGCCTGCTGCGTCCGGAGGGGGTTTTGCTGAATCGGATACAAACCCTGGTGCTGCTGGATCAAGAGGCGGGAGAATGA
- a CDS encoding plasmid mobilization protein yields the protein MGKSVENPKKNIISCRVNDREMQVLQNLAKKAGTNISDLVRQSILSLAQNHG from the coding sequence ATGGGTAAGAGCGTGGAAAATCCGAAAAAGAACATTATTTCCTGCCGTGTCAACGATCGGGAAATGCAGGTTCTGCAGAATCTGGCCAAAAAAGCCGGTACCAATATCTCCGACCTGGTGCGTCAGAGCATTCTGTCTCTGGCGCAGAATCATGGCTGA
- the ileS gene encoding isoleucine--tRNA ligase, translated as MDYKQTLNLPETEFPMRGNLPRREPEILEQWQGMGLYEKMEEAGRKRPNFTLHDGPPYANGHIHIGHALNKILKDIVLKSRRMQGYYAPYVPGWDCHGLPIELMVDKQLGNKKREMSKAEIRKECRTYADTWVKIQSAEFERLGVLGEWNRPYLTMTHHYEAVTARELARFVERGGLFKGKKPIHWCSSCVTALAEAEVEYADHTSPSIYVKFAYADELPLELAELAGRELSFVIWTTTPWTIPANLAVCLNPALSYAIVEAGGELLVMAEDLVSSVMQQIGVEAYRVVRTFNAAIFERKTCRHPLYDRASLIILGDHVTLEAGTGCVHIAPGHGQDDYVVGLAYGLEVYNPVDDYGRYYENVEFFGGMKVSEANAAVNAKLSEVGALLQESNISHSYPHCWRCKKPIIFRATEQWFISMEANGLRAKALQHINDVTWIPRWGRDRIYNMVENRPDWCISRQRSWGVPITIFYCAKCGEALEDSRVMHHVADLFEQGGSDLWFEKEARDLMPAGTVCASCGHDDFIKETDILDVWFDSGVSHAAVLENRDYLQWPADLYLEGSDQHRGWFHSSLLASVGTREHTPYKAVLTHGFVVDGKGKKMSKSVGNVVAPEEVIKKYGAEILRLWVAAQDYRDDVRISDEILQRLSDAYRRIRNTARYMLGNLAGFDPSRDMVSDDQLLELDRWALAKLEDLAGKVEKAYESYEFHIIYHAVHNFCSVEMSSFYLDVLKDRLYASGAESLERRSAQTAMFRILECVTRLIAPVLSFTAEEIWGFLPGPRPESVHLADFVRFSGNSRDKLMEDRYDRLLAIRSEVSKALELARNDKVVGHSLDARVLLSSADSGLHELLNSYRQHLAALFIVSQVELLDDLQGGLQCESLPGLGIRVEKALGDKCERCWNYSTTVGDSAEHPNLCQRCVEVLSRQ; from the coding sequence ATGGACTACAAACAGACCCTTAATCTGCCGGAAACCGAGTTCCCCATGCGCGGCAATCTGCCCAGGCGGGAACCCGAAATTCTGGAGCAATGGCAGGGCATGGGGCTTTATGAAAAAATGGAGGAAGCCGGCCGCAAGCGGCCCAATTTCACCCTGCACGATGGCCCCCCCTATGCCAACGGCCACATCCATATCGGCCACGCCCTGAACAAGATTCTCAAGGACATCGTACTCAAAAGCCGCCGCATGCAGGGCTATTATGCCCCTTACGTGCCTGGTTGGGACTGTCACGGTCTGCCCATCGAACTGATGGTGGATAAACAGCTGGGAAACAAAAAGCGCGAGATGAGCAAGGCCGAGATCCGCAAAGAGTGCCGCACCTATGCCGATACCTGGGTGAAAATACAAAGCGCGGAATTCGAACGACTGGGCGTGCTGGGTGAGTGGAATCGCCCCTATCTGACCATGACTCACCATTACGAGGCGGTCACGGCCAGGGAATTGGCGCGTTTTGTGGAGAGGGGAGGGCTGTTCAAAGGTAAAAAGCCGATCCACTGGTGCTCGTCCTGCGTAACGGCGCTGGCGGAAGCCGAAGTGGAATACGCCGACCATACGTCGCCTTCCATCTACGTCAAATTTGCTTATGCCGACGAACTGCCGTTGGAGCTGGCGGAGCTGGCCGGTCGCGAGCTGTCCTTTGTCATCTGGACCACAACGCCCTGGACCATTCCCGCCAATTTGGCGGTGTGTCTGAATCCGGCCCTGTCTTATGCCATTGTCGAAGCCGGCGGCGAGCTGCTGGTGATGGCGGAAGATCTGGTGTCGTCGGTCATGCAGCAGATCGGCGTGGAAGCGTATCGGGTGGTTAGAACCTTCAACGCGGCGATTTTCGAACGCAAAACCTGCCGCCATCCCCTGTACGACCGTGCGTCCCTGATTATTCTCGGGGATCATGTTACCCTTGAAGCCGGCACCGGTTGCGTACACATCGCTCCAGGCCACGGTCAGGACGACTACGTGGTCGGCCTCGCCTACGGGCTGGAGGTCTACAACCCGGTGGACGATTATGGGCGCTATTACGAGAATGTCGAATTTTTCGGCGGCATGAAGGTCAGCGAGGCCAATGCCGCGGTGAATGCCAAGCTGAGCGAGGTCGGGGCGTTGCTGCAGGAAAGCAATATCAGCCACAGCTATCCCCACTGCTGGCGTTGCAAAAAGCCGATCATTTTCCGCGCCACCGAGCAATGGTTCATTTCCATGGAGGCCAATGGCCTGCGTGCAAAGGCCCTGCAACACATCAACGACGTGACCTGGATCCCGCGCTGGGGGCGCGACCGGATCTACAACATGGTCGAAAACCGCCCCGATTGGTGTATCAGCCGCCAGCGCAGCTGGGGGGTCCCCATCACAATTTTCTATTGTGCGAAATGTGGCGAGGCCCTCGAGGACAGCAGGGTGATGCACCATGTGGCCGATCTGTTCGAGCAGGGCGGCAGCGACCTGTGGTTCGAAAAGGAAGCCCGTGACCTGATGCCGGCCGGCACGGTCTGCGCATCCTGCGGCCACGACGATTTCATCAAGGAAACCGATATCCTCGATGTCTGGTTCGACTCCGGAGTGTCCCATGCCGCGGTTCTGGAAAACCGTGATTACCTGCAGTGGCCTGCCGATCTTTACCTGGAAGGCAGCGATCAGCATCGCGGATGGTTTCATTCCAGTCTGCTCGCCTCGGTCGGCACCCGCGAACACACACCGTACAAGGCGGTGCTGACGCACGGGTTCGTCGTCGACGGCAAGGGCAAGAAGATGTCCAAGTCCGTCGGCAACGTGGTTGCGCCCGAGGAGGTGATCAAGAAGTACGGCGCGGAAATTCTGCGCCTGTGGGTGGCGGCCCAGGATTACCGCGATGATGTCCGCATCAGCGATGAGATCCTGCAGCGGCTTTCCGATGCCTACCGCCGCATCCGCAATACCGCCCGCTACATGCTCGGTAATCTGGCAGGGTTCGACCCGTCCCGCGACATGGTTTCCGACGATCAGTTGCTGGAACTCGACCGTTGGGCCCTGGCCAAACTGGAAGATCTGGCCGGGAAAGTCGAGAAGGCCTATGAAAGTTATGAATTCCACATCATTTATCACGCGGTGCACAATTTCTGCAGCGTCGAGATGAGTTCCTTTTATCTGGATGTGCTCAAGGACAGGCTGTATGCCTCTGGCGCCGAAAGCCTTGAACGGCGCAGCGCCCAGACCGCCATGTTCCGGATACTGGAGTGCGTGACGCGCCTGATCGCTCCGGTACTGTCGTTTACCGCCGAGGAGATCTGGGGATTTTTGCCGGGGCCGCGCCCCGAAAGTGTGCATCTGGCCGATTTTGTTCGCTTCTCCGGAAATTCGCGCGACAAACTCATGGAAGATCGCTACGATCGTTTGCTCGCCATCCGGTCGGAGGTTTCCAAGGCACTGGAACTGGCCCGCAACGACAAGGTGGTCGGCCATTCCCTCGATGCACGCGTGCTGTTGAGCAGTGCGGACAGCGGATTGCACGAACTGCTCAACAGCTACCGACAGCACCTGGCGGCCTTGTTCATCGTCTCCCAGGTCGAACTGCTCGATGATCTGCAGGGCGGCCTGCAGTGCGAATCCCTGCCCGGCCTCGGGATCCGGGTGGAAAAAGCCCTGGGCGATAAATGTGAGCGTTGCTGGAATTATTCAACCACGGTCGGCGACAGCGCCGAACATCCGAATCTTTGCCAGCGCTGCGTCGAGGTTCTCAGCCGCCAATGA
- the lspA gene encoding signal peptidase II: MKHTRYRLLLLIASLVAGLDQFSKWLVVQNFHLHEARPLVPGFFDLVYVRNKGAAFGMLADSGFRVPFLLTTTLIAVIFLVWFYRQYRCDQVLARWAVSLVLGGAVGNLVDRVRYGEVVDFLDVHWHQYHWPAFNIADTAICVGVGLLLLAQWREGRRQQSAAPCSDRK; encoded by the coding sequence ATGAAACATACCCGATATCGCCTGCTGCTGTTGATCGCGTCACTGGTCGCCGGGCTGGACCAGTTCAGTAAATGGCTCGTGGTGCAAAACTTTCACCTGCACGAGGCGCGTCCGCTGGTGCCGGGTTTTTTTGACCTGGTTTATGTGCGCAACAAGGGGGCGGCTTTCGGCATGCTGGCCGACAGCGGATTCCGGGTGCCTTTCCTGCTTACCACTACCCTGATCGCGGTGATATTTCTGGTGTGGTTTTACCGTCAGTACCGATGCGATCAGGTTTTGGCACGTTGGGCGGTCAGTCTTGTGCTCGGCGGTGCGGTCGGGAATCTTGTCGACCGCGTGCGGTATGGAGAAGTGGTCGATTTTCTCGATGTTCACTGGCACCAGTACCACTGGCCAGCTTTCAATATCGCCGATACGGCCATCTGTGTCGGCGTGGGGCTGCTGTTGCTGGCTCAGTGGCGGGAAGGGCGCCGCCAACAGAGCGCGGCACCCTGTTCGGATCGAAAATAA
- a CDS encoding peptidylprolyl isomerase, which translates to MSVSNPLIQMETSFGEILFELDRAKAPVSVENFLRYARAGHYDGTIFHRVIKGFMIQGGGLTPEMKEKPTDEPIVNEARNKLKNKSGTIAMARSEEIDSARAQFFINTENNRDLDHAGLNPAVFGYAVFGQVVDGMDVVYEIERVAVASKGGYADVPLEPVIITRVTVID; encoded by the coding sequence ATGAGCGTCTCCAACCCCCTGATCCAGATGGAAACGAGCTTCGGCGAAATCCTGTTCGAACTGGACAGAGCCAAAGCGCCCGTCAGCGTGGAGAACTTCCTGCGCTATGCCCGTGCCGGTCACTATGACGGCACCATTTTTCACCGGGTCATCAAGGGCTTTATGATCCAGGGCGGGGGACTGACCCCCGAGATGAAGGAAAAGCCAACCGACGAACCGATTGTCAACGAAGCCCGCAACAAGCTGAAGAACAAATCCGGCACCATTGCCATGGCCCGCAGCGAGGAGATCGACAGCGCCCGTGCCCAGTTCTTTATCAACACGGAAAACAACCGCGACCTGGATCATGCCGGGCTCAACCCGGCGGTGTTCGGCTACGCCGTGTTCGGCCAGGTGGTGGACGGCATGGATGTTGTGTATGAAATTGAGCGGGTGGCGGTCGCCAGCAAAGGGGGATACGCAGACGTTCCTCTTGAGCCGGTCATCATCACCAGGGTCACGGTCATCGATTGA
- a CDS encoding isocitrate/isopropylmalate family dehydrogenase codes for MTPTITVLDGDQTGQELLIEALRVLAPDVTGVPVMFEHFDLSLENRRKTKNRVVHEAAAAMKQTGLGLKAATITPAVKGDVGSPNAILRDEVNGTVIVRTGRRIPGVRPAGGAYAPISVVRMAVGDAYGAEESRQGDGLDEVAFRTERITRRHCHAVAEFSFRHARKLGVKVFGGPKFTVSPIYEGMLKEEMDAAAQRYPDVTYEPQLIDATYALLLINGGDGMVIPALNRDGDCLSDFVLQMFGSIAGAESLLLSFDENWEPAVVMAEAPHGTAPSLEGKNIANPMAMILAGGALLRYIDHRNAHRAARAIYESVFEAVHRGVSTPDLGGSCTTTEFTEEVIRRVKSKLEVWEALGN; via the coding sequence ATGACACCAACCATCACCGTTCTCGACGGCGACCAGACCGGCCAGGAACTGCTCATTGAAGCCCTGCGCGTACTCGCTCCCGACGTAACGGGAGTCCCGGTAATGTTTGAGCATTTCGATCTGAGCCTGGAAAACCGCCGCAAAACCAAAAACCGGGTTGTCCATGAAGCTGCCGCAGCCATGAAGCAAACCGGTTTGGGGCTCAAGGCCGCCACCATCACACCGGCCGTGAAGGGCGACGTCGGCAGCCCCAACGCCATTCTTCGCGACGAGGTAAACGGCACCGTCATCGTTCGCACCGGGCGCCGCATTCCTGGCGTGCGCCCCGCCGGCGGCGCCTACGCACCGATATCGGTGGTGCGCATGGCTGTCGGAGATGCCTATGGTGCCGAGGAGTCCCGGCAGGGCGACGGCCTCGATGAGGTCGCTTTCCGTACCGAGCGCATCACCCGCCGCCACTGTCACGCGGTTGCCGAATTTTCTTTCCGCCACGCGCGCAAACTCGGGGTCAAGGTGTTCGGCGGCCCCAAATTCACCGTCAGCCCGATTTACGAAGGCATGCTCAAGGAAGAAATGGACGCCGCGGCACAACGCTATCCGGACGTCACCTACGAGCCACAGCTTATCGATGCAACCTATGCCCTGCTGCTGATCAACGGCGGTGACGGCATGGTGATACCGGCCTTGAACCGGGATGGCGACTGCCTGAGCGACTTTGTCCTGCAGATGTTCGGCTCTATCGCCGGCGCCGAATCCCTGCTGCTGTCCTTTGATGAAAACTGGGAGCCGGCCGTGGTGATGGCCGAAGCGCCCCACGGTACCGCACCGTCCCTCGAAGGGAAAAATATCGCCAATCCCATGGCGATGATACTGGCTGGCGGCGCGCTGCTCCGCTACATCGACCACCGCAACGCCCACCGGGCGGCCCGCGCCATTTATGAATCGGTCTTCGAAGCGGTGCATCGGGGCGTCAGCACACCGGATCTCGGCGGCAGCTGCACCACGACCGAATTCACCGAGGAAGTGATCCGCCGCGTCAAATCGAAACTGGAAGTCTGGGAGGCGCTGGGCAACTGA
- a CDS encoding RNA methyltransferase: MNTDVSERISVILVEPQNPGNIGMVARAMGNFGVGDLRLVNPCPHLHPEARKFAVGAAPLLGRARLYADLNTALADLPLAIAATRRPGKLRGELLDVAEAANLALSLPGDERLGLVFGREDSGLTSAEVSLCTHSAAIATAEQVGSMNLAQAVLLFLYEFTRSPRVLPAAPQPAGQRPAAAECEALFAQMESVLTRIAFLNPARPAAVMNRLRRMLHQAAIDREDLLLLRGMWTQLSWSINDWRGRKRGE, translated from the coding sequence ATGAATACAGATGTTTCTGAAAGGATCAGTGTGATCCTCGTGGAGCCGCAGAATCCGGGCAATATCGGTATGGTGGCCCGCGCCATGGGCAATTTCGGGGTTGGCGATCTGCGTCTGGTCAACCCGTGCCCACATTTGCATCCCGAGGCCCGCAAGTTTGCCGTGGGTGCCGCCCCTTTGCTTGGCCGCGCCCGCCTGTATGCCGACCTGAACACGGCATTGGCGGACCTGCCCCTGGCGATAGCGGCGACCCGCCGCCCCGGAAAGCTGCGCGGCGAGTTGCTAGATGTGGCGGAGGCCGCCAATCTGGCGCTTTCCCTTCCGGGGGATGAGCGGCTCGGGCTGGTTTTCGGCCGCGAGGATTCGGGCCTGACCAGCGCGGAAGTTTCCCTGTGCACCCATAGCGCCGCCATCGCCACCGCCGAGCAGGTCGGATCCATGAATCTGGCCCAGGCGGTGCTGCTGTTCCTGTATGAGTTCACTCGCTCGCCCCGTGTTCTGCCTGCAGCCCCACAGCCTGCCGGGCAGCGGCCGGCAGCCGCGGAATGCGAGGCGCTGTTTGCGCAGATGGAAAGCGTTCTCACGCGGATCGCTTTTCTCAATCCCGCCCGCCCGGCCGCCGTCATGAACCGCCTGCGCCGCATGCTGCATCAGGCCGCTATCGACAGGGAAGATCTGTTGCTGCTGCGTGGTATGTGGACCCAGTTGTCGTGGAGCATCAACGATTGGCGGGGGCGCAAGCGCGGGGAATGA
- a CDS encoding diguanylate cyclase: MKKVLVAEDSGFFGRMLKKKLEAETGRQVCWARTMQEACQFIEETPGGFAAGIVNFNLPDAPGGEIVARLRQKHIPVIVFTSVVNKEIRDRIWEQKVVDYVYKEGAQSLDYLVTLLNRLDRNDAIKVMVVDDSPLQRQVMADLLRVHRYQVLEAADGGEALEHLARHPDIKLVVCDFHMPHMDGFELTQTIRKTHSQENLAIIGISALGDNVMAARFLKCGANDFIIKQHFLTEEFYCRISQSIENLENIQAIRTAATTDFLTGISNRRFLFEHGDRIYNQMMGSCQALCCAVLDIDHFKKVNDTFGHQAGDLALKKVAKLLQEELPVSSVVARIGGEEFCALVPGGKEEVVPLFEGIRCAIADLPLCMASDSESIRITVSIGISSEPGRNLLDMLSRADAYLYQAKKEGRDRVVF, from the coding sequence ATGAAAAAAGTGCTGGTTGCGGAGGATTCGGGGTTTTTCGGGCGCATGCTCAAAAAAAAGCTGGAGGCGGAAACCGGCCGGCAGGTCTGCTGGGCCCGCACCATGCAGGAAGCCTGTCAATTTATTGAAGAAACGCCCGGGGGCTTTGCCGCTGGCATCGTGAATTTCAACCTTCCGGATGCGCCGGGAGGCGAAATTGTCGCCAGGCTTCGTCAGAAGCATATCCCGGTCATTGTTTTTACCAGTGTTGTCAACAAAGAAATTCGCGACCGTATATGGGAACAGAAGGTTGTGGATTATGTGTACAAAGAGGGCGCTCAAAGCCTGGATTATCTGGTGACGCTGCTCAACCGCCTGGACCGCAACGACGCAATCAAGGTCATGGTGGTGGACGATTCGCCCCTGCAGCGACAGGTCATGGCCGATCTGCTGCGGGTGCACCGTTACCAGGTGCTGGAGGCCGCCGACGGCGGTGAAGCGCTTGAGCACCTGGCCCGGCATCCCGATATCAAACTGGTGGTTTGTGATTTTCACATGCCCCATATGGATGGTTTCGAACTGACCCAGACCATCCGCAAGACCCATTCCCAGGAGAACCTGGCCATTATTGGCATCTCGGCTCTGGGTGACAACGTCATGGCGGCCCGTTTTCTGAAATGCGGCGCCAATGATTTTATCATAAAGCAGCATTTTCTCACCGAGGAGTTCTACTGCCGCATTTCCCAGAGTATCGAAAATCTGGAAAACATTCAGGCCATTCGCACCGCGGCGACTACCGATTTCCTTACCGGCATATCCAACCGGCGCTTTTTGTTCGAGCATGGCGACCGTATTTACAATCAGATGATGGGTTCCTGCCAGGCGCTTTGCTGTGCCGTGCTCGATATCGACCACTTCAAGAAGGTCAACGACACCTTTGGCCACCAGGCAGGCGACCTCGCTCTGAAAAAGGTGGCGAAGCTGTTGCAGGAGGAACTGCCTGTTTCGAGTGTCGTGGCGCGTATCGGTGGCGAGGAGTTCTGCGCTCTGGTGCCGGGCGGCAAGGAAGAGGTGGTGCCCCTGTTCGAAGGGATACGTTGTGCCATCGCCGATCTGCCTCTGTGCATGGCGAGCGACAGCGAATCGATCCGGATCACGGTTTCCATCGGCATCAGTTCCGAGCCGGGGCGCAATCTGCTCGATATGCTCAGCCGGGCCGATGCCTATCTTTACCAGGCCAAAAAGGAGGGCCGGGATCGCGTCGTTTTTTAA
- a CDS encoding DUF4197 domain-containing protein has translation MTCIGKRLAGRISAAGMLLMLFSVPALAGFEDFFKGVKDVFSGGASLSEGDIASGLKEALVIGTQNAVADVGREGGYFNNPEIRIPLPGPLQKSEKLLRLAGYGAQVDAFSQSMNRAAEAAAPQAKEIFWQAIGDMSIEDARQILGGGDTAATDYFKNKTSGRLQELFGPVVHDSLAGVGATRYFQDLDARLKALPFGESLGLDLDSYVTDQALNGLFYVVGEEERKIRENPAARTTELLKKVFGAAR, from the coding sequence ATGACGTGCATCGGTAAAAGGCTGGCAGGCAGAATCAGCGCGGCGGGTATGTTGTTGATGCTTTTTTCAGTTCCTGCCCTGGCCGGATTCGAGGATTTTTTCAAGGGGGTGAAGGATGTCTTTAGTGGAGGGGCGTCGCTTTCCGAGGGCGATATCGCCTCCGGACTCAAGGAGGCCCTGGTGATCGGCACCCAGAACGCCGTCGCCGATGTCGGCCGGGAAGGGGGCTATTTCAACAATCCCGAAATCCGCATCCCGTTGCCCGGTCCTCTGCAAAAATCGGAGAAATTGCTGCGCCTGGCCGGCTACGGTGCGCAGGTCGATGCTTTTTCGCAGAGCATGAACCGCGCCGCCGAAGCGGCGGCTCCTCAGGCCAAGGAGATTTTCTGGCAGGCGATAGGGGATATGAGTATCGAGGACGCCCGGCAGATTCTCGGCGGCGGTGACACGGCGGCGACCGATTATTTCAAGAACAAAACCAGCGGCAGGCTGCAGGAACTGTTCGGTCCGGTGGTACACGACTCCCTCGCCGGTGTCGGCGCAACCCGCTATTTCCAGGATCTGGACGCCAGGCTGAAGGCCCTGCCCTTCGGTGAAAGCCTGGGGCTGGATCTCGACAGCTATGTAACGGATCAGGCCCTGAACGGGCTGTTTTACGTGGTCGGCGAGGAAGAGCGCAAGATCCGGGAAAATCCCGCTGCCCGGACCACGGAGTTGCTCAAGAAAGTATTCGGCGCCGCGCGCTGA